One genomic window of bacterium includes the following:
- a CDS encoding ABC-F family ATP-binding cassette domain-containing protein produces MLSLSSISKTISSKLLFENLTFQLGEVEKVALIGRNGIGKTTLFRLITEEDKDYSGEISKSRDYKIIKTEQEFFLDHEITPLDYILNFVPKYRELHKVMKDYELDPSHDMDEITKFSDAIEEFHSLNFSQIDNEIIQTLESFGINMEQSLNPMMKMSGGEKRFVELCKVIYSQADIVLIDEPTNHMDYVGKEKFIAWLKSFKKLVIVITHDRDILQVVDKIIELTPNGSKVFSGNYDKYIKQNSISNVSDINSYKTELDKIERLKELYLNFRKIKQMVASPAARTSAAKKEERYYQEYLKAKAELVKPEFWIDQESLLGQSKKVLEDYDKFKSKSINFKSFLVEDKSLNTATLIKIQDLTLGFGERILTKNLNFQISMGDKVEIRGRNGAGKSTFLKYIINSYSQNKIIGFISGKIELHPKLKVGVYEQEIDNSELELTLAQIIRKLYDSENLAFNDQELSRVLANYLFDPILDKGLKLKSCSGGQKARIQLIKMLISNPNILILDEPTNHLDLSSIEEFESMLKDYQGAVLYVSHDNYFRKNMGGKVVEF; encoded by the coding sequence GTGCTTTCTCTCTCTTCTATTTCAAAAACCATTTCTTCAAAGCTTCTTTTTGAGAACTTGACTTTTCAGCTTGGCGAAGTTGAAAAAGTTGCCTTGATTGGTAGAAATGGAATTGGAAAAACTACATTATTTCGACTAATAACCGAAGAAGACAAAGATTATTCAGGAGAAATTTCCAAATCTCGAGATTACAAAATTATCAAAACTGAGCAAGAATTCTTTTTAGATCATGAAATTACACCACTTGACTACATTTTGAACTTTGTTCCTAAGTATAGAGAGCTTCACAAAGTTATGAAAGATTATGAACTTGATCCAAGTCATGACATGGATGAAATCACAAAATTTTCTGATGCAATCGAAGAGTTTCATTCATTAAATTTTTCTCAAATTGATAATGAAATTATCCAAACTCTTGAAAGTTTTGGAATAAATATGGAACAAAGCTTGAATCCAATGATGAAAATGTCTGGTGGAGAAAAAAGATTTGTAGAGCTTTGCAAAGTGATTTATTCTCAAGCTGATATAGTTTTGATAGATGAACCTACAAATCATATGGATTATGTCGGAAAGGAAAAATTTATTGCATGGCTCAAGTCATTCAAAAAACTAGTTATAGTAATTACACATGATCGTGATATTTTGCAAGTAGTTGATAAGATTATTGAATTAACTCCTAATGGATCTAAAGTTTTTTCTGGAAATTATGACAAGTATATCAAACAAAATTCAATCTCAAATGTTAGTGATATAAATTCATATAAAACTGAACTTGATAAAATTGAACGACTTAAAGAATTGTATTTAAATTTCAGAAAGATCAAACAAATGGTTGCAAGTCCAGCAGCAAGAACTTCAGCTGCAAAAAAGGAAGAAAGATATTACCAAGAATACTTAAAAGCAAAAGCAGAACTCGTTAAACCTGAGTTTTGGATAGATCAAGAGTCGCTTCTTGGTCAATCAAAAAAGGTTTTGGAAGATTATGATAAGTTTAAATCTAAAAGCATCAACTTCAAATCATTTTTAGTTGAAGATAAGTCATTAAATACTGCAACTTTGATCAAAATTCAAGATTTAACTTTAGGTTTTGGTGAAAGAATATTGACTAAAAATTTAAATTTTCAGATATCAATGGGTGATAAAGTCGAAATTCGAGGTAGAAATGGAGCTGGGAAAAGTACTTTTTTGAAATATATTATAAATTCATATAGTCAAAATAAAATAATTGGTTTTATTTCTGGCAAGATTGAATTACATCCAAAATTGAAAGTTGGAGTTTATGAGCAAGAAATTGATAATTCTGAGCTTGAATTAACTTTAGCTCAAATTATTCGGAAACTTTATGATAGTGAAAACTTAGCATTTAATGACCAAGAATTATCTAGGGTTTTGGCAAATTATTTGTTTGATCCAATTTTAGACAAAGGCTTGAAGTTGAAAAGTTGTTCAGGAGGTCAAAAAGCCAGGATTCAACTTATCAAAATGCTCATATCAAATCCCAATATACTAATTCTAGATGAACCGACAAACCATTTGGATTTATCAAGCATTGAAGAGTTTGAAAGTATGTTGAAAGATTATCAAGGTGCAGTTTTGTATGTATCACATGACAATTACTTCCGGAAAAATATGGGAGGAAAGGTGGTGGAGTTTTAG
- the trxA gene encoding thioredoxin, giving the protein MDLSGRDQFNAEVISSELPVLVDFWAPWCMPCRMMAPILEQLSEQMDGKLKVAKVDTDEPENQVLAMEYQIQSIPNMKLFKGGKVVGEFIGMRNLGMLTSEINQVLGQ; this is encoded by the coding sequence ATGGACCTTTCAGGCAGAGATCAGTTCAATGCTGAGGTTATAAGTAGTGAACTTCCAGTTCTAGTCGATTTTTGGGCACCATGGTGTATGCCATGTAGGATGATGGCTCCGATACTAGAACAATTGTCAGAGCAAATGGATGGGAAACTCAAAGTAGCGAAAGTAGATACTGATGAACCTGAGAATCAAGTCTTGGCGATGGAGTATCAAATACAAAGTATCCCAAACATGAAACTCTTCAAAGGTGGAAAGGTTGTGGGTGAGTTTATTGGGATGAGGAACTTAGGGATGCTAACTAGTGAGATAAATCAAGTCTTAGGGCAGTGA
- a CDS encoding helix-turn-helix transcriptional regulator, with amino-acid sequence MLDFTQAFSNVTRVKILACLSSKEKSVSELIENCELSQSAVSQHLKKLKDAELVTSKVVGKKRIYNLTNQKLGQVAKDLLKMT; translated from the coding sequence ATGCTCGATTTTACTCAAGCTTTTTCAAATGTGACAAGGGTCAAGATACTTGCATGCCTGTCAAGCAAAGAGAAAAGTGTGAGTGAGCTTATAGAGAATTGCGAACTTTCACAGTCAGCTGTATCTCAACATTTGAAAAAGTTGAAAGATGCAGAGCTTGTAACTTCAAAAGTTGTTGGGAAGAAGAGGATTTACAATTTGACAAATCAAAAGCTCGGTCAAGTTGCGAAAGATCTTTTGAAAATGACATGA